Below is a genomic region from Xiphophorus hellerii strain 12219 chromosome 17, Xiphophorus_hellerii-4.1, whole genome shotgun sequence.
gaaaagcTGTAACCGGATATAGTTTCACGTACAAGCATAGTGACGACCTAAACTTCCGTTGCAGTTCAGACAGTTGCAGCAGTACCCGCCTTCCAAGAGTTGCGCtctcaacaaacaaacaagcaagcTAGCGGACTGAAAATGTTGTCTTACATCATCGGGGTGAGTTTTGTTCTCTTTTGCAACATTATTTAACTCGTTTAAGTTTAGCTAACTTCTCAGAGCTAACATTAGCCAACACTCAGTTTTTCCTCGTGAAGTCCAGTCGTCCTCCCCGCAGGAATCTGCGTGACTCATTTCTCCTGTTAAGGGGGGATTAAAGTAAGATGACTTTCAGTTGTGACAACGCCCCGCAGGGCTCCTACACAGGCTGTAGCTAATGCTAACCGGTGGTCTGCTGTCTGACCTTCATCTCGCAGCTGATCCGAGGAGGCTTTGACAGCATCCTCAACCTCATCTTCAGGCTGCTGTTCTCCAAGAGGAGACCTGCCATCACCTTGGAGGACCCCAACATCAAATATGCGCTCAGGTTAATCGACAAACAGGTAAGAAAGGGGCTGTTTAGCAACATCTGCTAATGTCTGCAAACTCTGCTGGTGCGTTCACGTGACACTTGATTTGATCTGATTGTTGTGCTTCCTTTAGATTGTGAGTCATGACACAAGAAAGTTCCGCTTTGCCCTGCCTTCTCCTGAACACGTCCTCGGCCTGCCTATTGGTCAGTATGAGCTCCtaaaacacgcacacacaattTAGGCCAAAAGAGTATGTATTAGACTATTAGAAAGTAGTATTGCAAAGGGCTGTTTGGATTAGCTCCCAGCGCAACACTCTGGGATGGAGTCTCTCACTAGAGTAAAGtgctaaaggtcacagagtttTGGAATCGCCTTCGTTGATCTTTGTAATGTTCTCCAGCAAACCTCTGAGGCTGTCACAGAAAAGCTGTATTTATGctgagaaacaaaataacacGCAGGTGGACTCTTCTCTGATTAGGCAACTTGTAGAGGAAATGAATTGCCCTGGATTAGATTGAAGTGGAACttaataaatacacattttacagattctcaattgtaaaaactttaaaaaccatttctcattttccttctgttacataaaatttattgaagtgcaaatttttttttttgaaagttcAAGGGTTTCTAACTTTTTCAAGTTTTAGTGGCTTTTCTCAGAATtataaaagctaaataaaaccGATATCCGTCTCTGCTCTCGTCTTCAGGGCAGCACATCTATCTGTCCACAAAAATAAACGGGCAGCTCGTCGTCCGCCCGTACACGCCCGTCTCCAGCGATGATGACAAAGGCTTTGTGGACCTGGTGGTGAAGGTGAGGTCCAGAAGCAAGTCACTTCTCTGCCTATGTATTGCATTTAAAATCATGAATTTAAATGTCTTCTATCTGCTTTTCTCTAATaggtttatttcaaaaatgttcatccTAAATTCCCAGAAGGTGGAAAGATGAGTCAGTATTTGGAGAGCCTCAAGCTCGGCGACACGATTGACTTCAGAGGACCCAGCGGTCTTCTTATCTACAAAGGCAAAGGTGAGATCTGCTTGATTTGATCAATTTTCACCTtcgaaaaaaataaaaaagggtttggaaaatgtttgagtctcccatctttattcttttttatatataaaataaaactgggcAGACGGTTCTAAAATGTTAAACTCAAAAGAGCTTGGAATCATTAAGCTCTTAAGAATAAAAAGAGGCCCTGCATGCTGAAGTAGCCTCTTTGCTAACAGCTGCTCGACTTTGGTGTCTGAGAACTGagcctgctgctgtttctgcagGTGTTTTTGCCATTCAGGGGGATAAAAAATCTCCAGCTGTGACCAAGACGGCCAAACATGTGGGCATGATCGCTGGAGGAACAGGTGAGTTAGAAAAACTCACATCTGCACCTTATCTGCTTCAGAGATTGTATTACGCTGTAACTATCGGTAATTTGAGCTTCTGTTTGCTTTCTGCCATCTCAAACCAGTCAGCTAATTCTGCGAGTGCAGCTCACTAGATGTTATATCTCTATAACCACCAGAGATTGATTATGggaagtttctgaaatactctgTTTAAAAAATACTGACCTGTGTGATCGGTTTGTTCCAGTTTCAgttaattctttgaaaaaacaaacataactcaACTGTAAAAAGAAGATTCCTGGAGAGCTATGAACTGAAAGCTTGAAATACCAAACATGATACGTCTGTCTGGTGTTAGTTGAAGTATTTCTTAACTAGGCTAAACAGCAAAACCTTTGCTTTTTAACTCTTTCAcgataaaagaataaaaattggCATCTAACTGGTCAATACAGGCCTGACTTGAGAGCCTATTTTCCTgcaaattgatttttattaatgaaGTCAAATCAGAAGCAAAAGCAGTTTAAACACAAGTATAGAAATAATCTCTTGATTTCATAACaatgctgaaatgtgctattttTAACAGACTTTGTTTTCTACTGTTAAACTGGAGAGGAATTTGAACTTAATTTATGAAGCATAATTACCTTTAACCATAGAGCATGTTTTCATACTTTCACATGCAACAGATTTGAGgttgaaaacaaaagtcattTACATGTAGTTGATCTGTTAATATCCTGAAACTCAACTCATGGTTCTTTAATGTGTGACTGTCTGTCAGTTAGTTTAATGCCTAACAGTTTTTCAACAATGATTATTTTTCTATCTAATTACTTGTGGAGCTGATTTGATGCTGCAGAGTTGTAAGATACTCATACAGAGATTTTGTCATGAGAAACTTTCATTTGTGATTCTCACGAGTTCAGATTAATCTGATCAGCTGACTCTTTCAAACACAAACGGCTCCATTATTTAGTCAccgatatttattttaatagaaaaactgTGTAGTTACTCATAACACCAGAGGCTTTCCTGTTCTTTCTGCAGGAATCACCCCCATGCTGCAGCTCATCACTGCCATCATTAAGGATCCTCAGGACCAAACGGTGTGTCATCTGCTGTTTGCCAACCAGGTGAGCTCCACAATTTATCAATAATGTTCTGCATATCTGAAGGGACCGATGTACAATAACCCAACTCCTGTGTCCACAGAGTGAGAAGGACATCCTGCTGAAAGACGAACTGGATGAGATTCAAGCCAACCATCCAGACCGATTCAATTTGTGGTACACAGTGGACAGAGCACCTGAAAGTAAGCCCTGGAAGAGTGTTTTACCTGAAATCTGTCAGGTTTAAAAGCACTTCAAATGTCAACTAATCATTTAAGAACAGTGTTCAGAAGACTTAGCCTTGTTAAAGTGAGATGCAAACTCTATATTTAGCTATGAAACTAGTAATACACCTTCAGTTGAATAAGTCATATGTGCATCAGAGTACAAAAAGCAAAGGACTAAATACTTTGAGGAACTCCAAAATCtagttattttcagtttaaacagACTTAATGCAGGATATGCAGTTCATGTTACAGTGTTGCACATTAATCTTCTCTGACcatttttgcataaattaagCTAGTGGAAATCAATCTAGAAATGTATAGTTTGTTGCCAAGTGCAAACCTGTGAGTTGAGCTTTTTTAGTTAATGTTTTGGAAACTTAGCAGATTTTGACCAGTTTTAAAACATGTAAGACTTAAGGTTTACATGCTAGTATTTTTACCCACTATGTATCTAAGCAAAGTTAATTTCACAGCATGAATAGTAATATGCAGTTTTCCTTTGTGTGGGAACAGTGGCACCATATAGTGGACATAAATGAGGTTAAAGTCAGAGGTATATTTCTTTACAGCTGAACTGTTAAGACTTATTTGTAGTTTGAATcctcaccttttttttaaatattcagcttcaAATGTTAACTTGAAATTGTTGCAGTTCCATGTTTtcaccagcagatgtcactaaAATAAACAAGCTGTCTTACAATCTAACTTTACTGTGCTCAGACTGGGAGTACAGCCAGGGCTTCATCAATGAAGACATGGTGAGGAAGCATCTGCCCCCTCCTGGTGATGACACGCTCATCCTGATGTGTGGACCTCCACCCATGATCCAGTTTGCCTGCAATCCCAACTTGGACAAAGTGGGCCACGCCCCCAACCGCAGGTTCACCTTCTAGATGTCCGTCCATTTGGAGGAAAACAAGTTTGGTTGTTTAAGGGCTTTGTTATTGTCTCTGCCCTTAAGGCACTCAAGCAGAGGGATTTGCACAGTTTACACAATATTTATACAGCTATATTATTGATGCAAAGGAATCGTAGCTAAGACCAAACCACAGGGGGAAGAGTTGGATTGGCCAGGAAGTTGGGAATCATGGTGAGACGGGATTTTTAGTTTGGTGTTGAGACGTTTGAGTTACTGTGGCTTTATGGCTGTTCATCCAGTGCCTTAAAAACCTGCAGaactctgttttttgtttaaggTCATCACTGCTTCATTGCTTTTGAACGCCACCAAGTTGAACATGTCAGTTTTTTGCTAAATGTTACCTAAAGTGTAAATCTGGTTGCTTGTATTTAACATGGAGCATAAAAATCTGTTGCTACTGAAAAAATGTCTGGGGTTGTTTTTGGACAGCAACTTCTCCTActagaacagaaaaaagaatttaaacatttatttcttcacttttattaccaaaacaattcaaattcaaagatTTAGCTTCCAAAAACAGTTCTTTGGTTACAAGTTGCTCACTTAGTGACTTCCTGCTTCACAGTTTTGGGCTTAAAGGGACAGTGCAGGATTTTTAAATGAACGTATGTTAAACTTTAAGCAGATGCATCTTGCGTTTCTCATGACACTGCAGTCATTTTAACACAGAAGTTCTGTCTTAAAATTACTTCATCCAACTGCTTAGAGTTTAACAGAAGCTCACTTTTAAAAAGTCAGTACTATCCCTTTAACTTCAATGTAGCTTACAGTGgcacaaatgtttaatttttctttggagTAGCAATGAACAGTCACAATTCACTTCTGAAATACAAGGATTATTTCTCCAAGATGAATTTTTTCCTGATTCTCAAAACTTCACTCTATATTGCAGGTAAGACAATGACTGCTCAGAACTACTccacaggaagctgctgaaccTACATTATTTATTGTAACAAATCAGCCTCCTCTACTGCAAACAAAATAACTATTTTCATGCATATTGTGAGAAACCTCAATAAACACAGTATAGAGACTAAATACTTTGGTCAGATGTAACCTGCTTCTCAGGAGGAGTCGAGAGCTTCTGTTTTATCATCGGAGGAACAAATTGAGATCACCTGGAACAGCTCATCTTCCTTCAGCAtgctctgaaacacaaacagaaagtaaCATTTCACATTTCCAGTAAATATGGAAACGTTGTACTAGCAGATCAGCTAGGCCTCATACCGTCAGGTTGTTGATTCCCTCTGAAAATGCTCCAATCTCTCTGACTGTTCCTTCAGAATCCTCCATCTACGTGGAAAAGGAGACGTGGCTCAGATTTTACTTAGTAAACCTAATCTAGAATGACTTGCAGTGGAAACACCTCTACCTGCTCAAAGTGGTCCAGAGTTTCTTCGTAGACACAGACTTTTCtctggaagctgctgctcttcGGCATCTCCACGTTCATAGGACAGATGTAATCCTCTCCGTCGTCATGACGTTTCCTCCTCAGAGAGCCAAAACCACCAAAAGATGAACGTCTTggctgaaataaacagaagtgCTGCAAGTGCAATTTTTCCAAAAAGACATTAAACCACAGAAGCAGATTTGCAGTGATTAATTACCTTAACCTTAGCGGTTGCCGTGAGGACGCTGTAATCTGGGTTTTCCAGACATTCCTGTTTGAGGCGCTGCGCCTCTGAGCCGACCAGCAGGTGGAAGTGTGTGGCCAGGTGGCGTCTCAGCAGGGTTTTACTGGGAGGAATGTTGAGCAGGAGGGCGAGCGCTTCCACGTTGAATCGAGGCTCCAACACCTTTGAAACACACAAAGCAGTTAGTGGATTCGATTCTGGAAGTTCCTGACTAAAAACACTCATGAGGTTTTCACCATCAGTCCTCCATGAACTCCACTCCCTCTAAGGTTGGGCGCGTATTCTGCCAGATCCACGGAGCGCAGCCACTCCATCACTCTGTGGTTGGTCCACCGAGAGATCTCAGCCGGCGTGATGTTGCTctgcacaaacaaaatgaaatattagaaAGCATCAGCTGTGAATCAGAGCAGAAATGTCAGGTTTCATAATACCTCATCAGAAGGGCGGCGCCGCAGACAGTTGGGTTCATAGGAGTTGAGACGCAGAACCTGGATGGCTCTCTTGATGCTGAGGTGATGAAGAACACTCCCGACCTTCAGAGACAGCAGGTCTTCCTACGAAGGACgaagaaacagcagcaaagtcATAACATCTtcattcttttgtttatttctttacaatCTACAAATGACCAAACTACTTAATTCAGGTGTTTTAAAGCAGAGAATGGAGTTTGAGTActagagaaacatttttctattatCCAAACTTGTTGGGAACCTTGTAAAAAGCTCCCAGCTCACCACTGTCATGTAGTGCAACATGCGTCCATCAACTCGGGCTTCATCGAAGTTGCTCTTGTACTGTGGGAGGCCGATGTCATCCAGCCatcctgaaaaagaaaacatcagtgcAGAAACTAAACCCGCTGCTGGAGACAGCAGGTCTGCTCTGAAACACAGTCACTCACTGGTGACCCAGTTGTGGTCCAGTTTGCCCTGAAGGTCATCGCCCTCTGAGCCAAGAGTCTGCAGGGCaagctgcagcttcttcctGTGGAGAGGCAGCTTCATTCCCAACTCCTAACAGGGAAAACAGGAAGAGTTTCACTTAAAGTGAATCACATCCTGTTTATCtcttaataaatgaataaaatacatgaatCTTACCACAGTGTGATTCTAAACCTTATTAAACAAGCGAAGTTGTAATTTGTGAACAGGAAACTACTCCCACCTTCTCCAGATCATGTTGTGATGCCTGCAGTAACGTTTGTCCCGATTTGATCCAGTTCTGACCCTGAACCGAGTACAAGCCGAGGCCCTGCTCCTGTAGCCAGGCACAAACATCCTCTTTCCTCCACAGAGATAAAGGAACGTCAACGGCCCTGAACACAGACACACGACTCTTAGTCATTTCAGCAGGAAAACCCAGCCATTATcagcaaattaaatcaaaaccaTCATTCACACAAAATGGCGCAGATGGGGAcaatgattaaaattaaaaaataaatggacaAAGTGAAAAAACAGGTCTTTGGATGTTAAATGATTTCCGATTctataataaataattcatgtcATTTGGGTCTTTTTATTTACCACCCTATTACTTTACTTTAATCTATTAGAGCAGGCTTAATATTTGTAGCTATTCTTTATGCTGGATATCTATAGCATGATgtcagaaataaactaaaatgagtTTGTAACGCTTAGGTTGTGTGCAGCCAGGTTGCCTTCATCTGAAATGAACGTCATTCATGCTagacaaacgtcactattctgtgTCCTGACTCGtgcaaacaggaagaaaaacaacaaccatggcggACATTAATGAGGATTAAATGGTTAATGTGCTGGCTCTGGTCGGATAACAACTCTAAAAATCAGAAGACACGCTCCACTATTAGtatccatgtttacttctgcaGTCGCTGACACTTCTTCTTCATGGCGCTCGCTACATTTGGCATTACTGCGCCCTCTACTGCACAGGTGGCACACCTTCAGGTTGTTTGCAGTTCACTTACAAGTTGCATATATTTGGACACAATCTGATTTCACAAAGAAATTGGAGTTGAGCATTAAAGCCTGCAGTGTTAATGTAGCATTAGTTTGGTATAAGCTAACTAAATGACATCAATAAAAgtacagaattttttttatttttccaaaaattgtaAACAGTATTTAATAGGTTTAATTAGGTTTGActtctctgatttattttagACCTAATTTGACCTTATCAAGAAAGTTATTTCCACGAGTTATTAATTTACTGTTGTATTTATGGTATTTAACAGCTGAGTGTTAAATGTACATGTGAAGTAAAACGAATTAAGAACAGAAGATATACCAACAGAAAGCAGACATGTATCAAATGAAATACTGACAGATTAATTACTGCTTCAGATTAAACAGTTGGTATAAGCAATTATTGCAAATCTCAACTTACACGTGTTTTGAGTCGCGTGACCAGCCGAGCCAAGGCCCGGCCGTGGCTCTGACTCCGCCCCTCCTGAACTCCGTCTCAGCTCCGTCGTCCAGGTTAAACGAGGTGGAGTGGCTTCTCTTTAACCTGCAAGCGACGCATGTTTAAACATACAAACTCTGAGTCCAATCAAAGATCACACTATACGCCATACACTTACCTGCCAAAGAATTTCCTGAACCCGCTTGACTTCTTCTTGGTTTCTGGAGATGACGGAAGAGGAGCCGCATCGTGGGGTTTCTGTGGAGGAACACCAGCGAGGTCGAGGTGATCTGTGCCTTTACGTTCAGTCTCAGCTGTCAAAGAGAAAGCAACGTACACAAGATCagagtttgattcatttaacctcacaaaataacatttaaatacatGCATTTTGTTCCGACTTTTGCAAAATACTGGGGATTTCTTCAACTGATTTAGTgtcatgtagaaaaaaaaacaatatgatgTCTCTATTGTCACTGCAGAATCTATTTTAGGTATCGTTCTTAATTAATAATGACACTATGTGCAATCAGTGGTACTCCAGATGCAGTTTCAGTTAAGAAACCATAAAAgtgattaaacaaaaaaaagttctgcTCACCCAGGTTGGGCGAACTGGCCATCTGTTTGCCGCCACGCAGTTTAAAAAAGCCACGGCCAAATGAAGCACGAACTTTCTTGCTGCCAAAATTTCCGTCACTTGTGTTCCCCTTAGAAGAGGAAGCAGTTCCTGATTTGTTCTTaacctaaaagaaataaaaaaaaaccactagatggcagcagaaGTACTTGCAGGACAGATGAAGAATCAAAGCTCAATAAAATATgtatctttaaataaattatagatGTATGGCACTATGTGCTGTTCAGGTGGTTCTACCTGCTCAGTGCTGCCAGTTACAGCTGAACCGTCACCATGTGAATCATCTgaggagctgaaaaaaaaattcaaacagtcagaaacaacataaacatgCTGTTCAAACATCTACTGAAAAACCAGCAAATGGGAACAGAAGGAAAATGCAGCATCATGGATCAAGTTCTACTTTCCACAAGGACAACTGAGCTGCGGTGAAtaagacaaacacaaactgctttTATCCTCAACTAGTTTTGTTCATAAGTTCTTTAAGGTTTATGTGCAGTGGAGAAAACCTAAAGATGGTGACGTTGATGTTTcatttgttgacttttttttttaaacagaaaattacagAAATCACCAGATTGAGGATGCAAACATTTCATTAGGAGAAATGATCAACATCTGGTTCTGCTAGTGGGCTCATATAAACAATCAGTTCAAGTAAAATCACATGGTTTTTGGTGCTGCTACAAACCCAACCTAATGACTTCATAGTGTTTCAGCAGCGTAAACCACAAGGTTGGGAAAAGAAGAGGAAACTGCAAAAGTTTTCACTCCTCTTgcaattttacacattttcttgtTCAACAACTAAAAACTTGAATGTATTGGGATTTTCTGTGGAACACTgacccaaaataaaactgaggtctagttaaaaaatgtttttaaaaagatggcttttgtattaatttaaaaacaaaacggtTGTTTATCAATTGACTCATCTAAATTCTTGTCAAGTTAGTATATAAGGAAAACAGAATCTGTCTTATAATAgacatttctaatatttattataataaatattgtCTAATAACCATTTCTAAGCATTAAAAGATCATCAACTCGTCAAGTAACAGACATTTTCAGAAGAGTAGTCGCCCCCTGCTGCCCGTTCGATGAAATGTAAGGCTAGGTTCCGTTTGCACATTATGTTCAAGTTGTGAATAACTAACGCTACGAAAGCTGTGAAACTTAACATGTCCCAAAGCATAGTGACTCAAAAATGTTCCAAAGCAAATGGACAAGAAAACAggacaaattaataataataataaggaaGGGAGCAGTAAAGTTCAGCCAATTTATGTCttaaattagttttaccttTGCGCTGCTTGCAGCTGTCGTTCTCTGTCCAGTTCATTCATTTCAGAGAGCACTGCTATGCATGGTATGGactgagaaaacagaagaaaaaatgattaattcatAACAGAAGCTCTGAACTCTTCAGGGAGACCATTTCAGAGTGGGAGGCCGAGATTGGAGCTTTTCTGAAGGAAGTTTCCAGGCTGGGGTTCATCCTGTGTCAGCTGTTCGGACAGAGTTGTGTTTACCTCATCGCAGCTCCTTCCTGCCTCCCCCTCAAGCTCCAGGGTGACCTGATCCACCTCCATGGACAGAGAAAGCAAGGGATCATCTGTTATATCAGCGTAGTCGTCTTCTTTCAGCTTCTCTGTGAGAGAGCAGTTCATACAGTCATGCACTGAACCACAAAGAAGCTATAATCTCCTTTCAGAGCTTTCATCTTTTAAGGCTCTAAAAATCTCAAAGAAAAAAGCTCTGCAGTTAAATATAGTTTTACTGATTGGGTCTAACATCATGGTGGGTTATTTGCACTTTATGAGTAATATCTGCAGAGTGAACGATCCTCTCACCTCTGACCAGCTCCTGTACTCTCCTGCACTTCGTCAGTGATTCCTCCAGCTCTTTAATCCTTCTCTCctgc
It encodes:
- the cyb5r3 gene encoding NADH-cytochrome b5 reductase 3 → MLSYIIGLIRGGFDSILNLIFRLLFSKRRPAITLEDPNIKYALRLIDKQIVSHDTRKFRFALPSPEHVLGLPIGQHIYLSTKINGQLVVRPYTPVSSDDDKGFVDLVVKVYFKNVHPKFPEGGKMSQYLESLKLGDTIDFRGPSGLLIYKGKGVFAIQGDKKSPAVTKTAKHVGMIAGGTGITPMLQLITAIIKDPQDQTVCHLLFANQSEKDILLKDELDEIQANHPDRFNLWYTVDRAPENWEYSQGFINEDMVRKHLPPPGDDTLILMCGPPPMIQFACNPNLDKVGHAPNRRFTF
- the LOC116737006 gene encoding liprin-beta-1-like, whose translation is MMSDASEMLAAALEQMDGIIAGSKAIDYSNGLFDCQSPTSPFLGGFRVLHLLEDLRAALELMDNEERDNLRCQIPDSTAEGLVEWLHGRTPNVHGSEAVYQERLSRLESDKECLILQVSVLTDQVEVQGEKIRDLDKSLELHREKLNAAEELLQQELLNRTALETQKLELMTEVSSLKLKLASLERDHRGNEGLYQEVTDLRFRLTDMENERLQCEKKLKGAKEEMQDLQRQLEEQDHELRRLKGETHHKIAGVERDTEMVKIKRVLELLTSENDEKERRIKELEESLTKCRRVQELVREKLKEDDYADITDDPLLSLSMEVDQVTLELEGEAGRSCDESIPCIAVLSEMNELDRERQLQAAQSSSDDSHGDGSAVTGSTEQVKNKSGTASSSKGNTSDGNFGSKKVRASFGRGFFKLRGGKQMASSPNLAETERKGTDHLDLAGVPPQKPHDAAPLPSSPETKKKSSGFRKFFGRLKRSHSTSFNLDDGAETEFRRGGVRATAGPWLGWSRDSKHVAVDVPLSLWRKEDVCAWLQEQGLGLYSVQGQNWIKSGQTLLQASQHDLEKELGMKLPLHRKKLQLALQTLGSEGDDLQGKLDHNWVTRWLDDIGLPQYKSNFDEARVDGRMLHYMTVEDLLSLKVGSVLHHLSIKRAIQVLRLNSYEPNCLRRRPSDESNITPAEISRWTNHRVMEWLRSVDLAEYAPNLRGSGVHGGLMVLEPRFNVEALALLLNIPPSKTLLRRHLATHFHLLVGSEAQRLKQECLENPDYSVLTATAKVKPRRSSFGGFGSLRRKRHDDGEDYICPMNVEMPKSSSFQRKVCVYEETLDHFEQMEDSEGTVREIGAFSEGINNLTSMLKEDELFQVISICSSDDKTEALDSS